In Bernardetia litoralis DSM 6794, the genomic window AAGCTCAAAATTTGGTAGAAATTCAAACAAAATCAATTTATATATCTTTATTTGAATAAAACACTATTATTTCAAATTATTTTGAGAACTTTGTATTTTGTGTTATTAAATTGATGCAATAATGAAAAATATATGCTCTTTATTTGGCTTTAAAGTAACTGATATTTTCCAAAATGTTATGTTATTATTTCTGACAGTTTGGGATAGATTTATACTTATACAAAGCTAACCTGTCAGCTATATTATAATTAAATTGATTTTACATGTTTCGTAAATTTAAAAATTTATCTTCTTATATTTCTTATAAATCCTATTCATCAATATCTATGCGTAAAAAAATTGTAGTCTTGACAGGTGCTGGCGTAAGTGCCGAAAGTGGAATTGCAACCTTTAGAGCTTCCGATGGACTTTGGGAAGGACACCGAGTAGAAGAAGTTGCTTCTCCAAAAGGCTGGGAACAAGACCCAGAAAAAGTATTAAAGTTTTATAATGAGCGTAGAAAAGGGGTTTTAGAAGCAGTACCTAATGAAGCACATAAAATATTAGCTCAATTAGAACGAAATTTTGATGTTACAATTATTACTCAAAATGTAGATGATTTGCATGAGCGAGCAGGCTCAACACACGTTTTACATCTTCATGGCGAACTTATGAAAGCGAGGAGTTCGGTAGATGAATCTTATGTAGTTCAGATGGATGGATGGGAGCTAAAAATGGGTGAAAAATGCCCAAAAGGACATCAAATGCGCCCATATATTGTTTGGTTTGGAGAAGCTGTGCCGATGATGGAACAAGCTATGATGGAAGCCATGGGAGCAGATATTTTTGTTGTTGTCGGCACTTCTCTTTTGGTTTATCCTGCTGCTGGTCTTTTGGATTATGCACCTCGCCAAACTCCTAAATATATCATTGACCCAAAAAGTCCTGCTGTTCGTTCGCTTCCAAATCTTCACTTTATAGAAGAAGTTGCAACAACAGGAATGAAAAAATTAGAAGCCATGTTGATGAGAGATTATACGCACTAAATAGTCATTCGGCGAAATTTGTAGGGCAAAAGCTTGCCTTTGTCCTACTTTGATTGTATTAGATTTTCAATTTGTTTTGTAAACTCTACTTTTTCATCAACATGAAAAGCCAAAACTTTAAACTCTTTTTTTATTCCATAAATTCCATTCAAAGTAGTTTTTTCATGAAGTCTAATTATAATATTATGCCCTTCAAGATTTCCTAAAGGAGATAATTTTTGATATAATTTACTTTTTGTCTTACTTTCTACTGCTTCTATTTCTATCAATTCTTCCAATGGTTTTTCAGAAATTTCTATTGATTTTATGTTTTTTAATTCAATTTCTGTTTCACTCATTATTCCATAGCACAAATAAAGCATATCATTTTCTATCAAAATAGGTCTTTTAGAAAAAGATTTTGCAAAAGCTAAAAGTTGAAAACCTGTGTAAATACTCAAAATAGACAAAATCCAAGCTATTGTAACATTCCATTCTGCTAATAATAAATGAATAGCTATTGTTTCAACAGCAATGATGAAAATTAAAGCTCCCAAAAGTCCGACTGTTCCACTAGTTATGTGATATGTAAATTCCTTTAGAGGATTTATTTTTTTGCTTTTCCAAGAGATAATTGAATAATAAATAACAGCTATTTCGGTAGCTAATAAAGAAGCTGGAAATTTTGGTAAAGCTTCCTCACAACTATTTTTCAAGACTGTAAAGAAATCAAACGAAATTTCTGTTTTATTTTCTTCATAATCTATTTTCAACATTTTATATTTTTTGATGGTTGCTCTTACTTTCCAAATTATTACACTCAAAACCCCTAGTTCAATAATAGGAAAAAAGTAAGTTTTGAAAAGCTCTAAATAACTTTGGTTTTCTTTTGGTAAAAAATACAATCCTAAAAAAAGTCCTGCAATCATTAAAGTAATTGCTGTCAGATTTGAAATATTAGTTTTTCGGATTGCTAAAAAATAAATAATCGGAATTGTAAAAACAAAATCAATACTAATAGCTAAAGTTAAATTGTCTGATTGAGGAATAAAATAAGAAGATTGAATCAGAAAAATAAGACCTCCCAAAAGTAACACAGGAATCAAAAGTAAAAGTAACTGCCTATTTTTTTTCCAGTTTTGAAGAATTGTAGCATTCATAATTTAGGTATTTTTAAAGGAATATTCTTAGATTCTCTGATAATTTTTGCACCTTTCTTTTTTATTAAAAATTATTTTGTATTTTAAATTGGTCTGTACTGAAGTTCTGACTTTATACTCATACGCTTTTAGTTTTCGAAAAAGTAAACCTGTCAGACACTTTCATACGTGTCTGCACAGTTATATAGAGCGAACTATCTGACATCTTGAAGGTGTACTGATAGGAGAAGATTTAGAAATCTAATTACGGAGGAGTATAACAAAATACAAAATAAAATTAATTTTACGTTTAAAATTATAAAAAAAGCGATTATCAACTAAAATTGATAATCGCTTTTTAATATCTATAACAAAAATAGTTGTTTATTTATCTTCCCAGTTACCCACTGTCGAAACTTCGTTTAGAGAACCAAAACGTAAGAATTTTGTACGACGATTAGAGCTTTCATCTGAACGAGCAGGATTAACAGGAAAAGGGTCAATTACTTCAATATAATCAGCCATAATATCTGTTTTTCCAGTAGGTTTTTTCTCTACAAACATTTTGAATTGTTTTTCACCTTTACCAGGAATATATTCTATACTATCCAAGTTGAAAGTAGGTTTACCATCTTCAAACACACTATTGATTGCAGGAATTGTTCCAAGCGTATCATAAATAGTACGAACGCTATCTCCCAAATAATAAGTCTCAAGTGTACGGATTTCATCTTTAGGAATTACAATTTCTCTTTTATTGACATTGTACATTACACCTTTTCTCACAAATTGTTTTAGAGAATCCCAGCTTGGTGTATATCTTCCATAACGGAGTTGATATGTTTTTTGAGCTTCACGAATAATTTTGAGGCGTTCGATGACACGAGCTTCAGATTTTATGATAAGTTCTTCTTGTTCTATACTTGTTTTAATGGTATCTACAAGCGCATAGCCAAGTCCAGCAGCGCATAGAAAGAAGAAAATAGTGAATATGGTTCGTTTTTTCATGTTGTTAAAAGAGAAATAAAAATTGAAAATTATAAGGTTTAGTTTTAGTTATTTAGCTAACATAAGTTACACTTTTGATAGCATCTATTGTGCGTTTTACATTTGGCAAAACAGCTTCAATAAGTGTTGGTGCATAGCTCAAAGGAACATCCATAGAATTTACTCTACGAATAGGGGCATCTAAATAATCAAATGCATGGCGTTGAACATTGTAAGTAATATCAGTTGCAATAGAAGCGAGTGGCCAAGCTTCTTCTACAATTACTAAGCGATTTGTTTTTTTGACAGATTTAATGATGGCAACATAATCAATCGGACGAACAGTTCTTAAATCTATGATTTCAACAGAAATTCCTTCTTTTTCTAATTCTTCGGCAGCTTGTTGAGCTACTTTCAAAATTTTGCCAAAAGAAACTACTGTTACATCTGTTCCTTCACGTTTTACATCAGCAACACCTAATGGAATCAAATATTCTTCTTCAGGGACTTCGCCTTTGTCGCCATACATCATTTCAGATTCCATAAAAATAACAGGGTCATTATCACGAATAGACGATTTGAGCAAACCTTTTGCATCATACGGATTTGCTGGAACAACCACTTTCAAACCAGGTGTATTGGCATACCAATTTTCAAAGTTTTGAGAGTGTTGTGCGCCTAACTGACCTGCATTTCCTGTTGGACCACGAAAAACAATCGGTGCGCCATACTGTCCTGCTGACATAGCAAGGGTTTTGGCTGCTGAATTGATTACTTGGTCAATAGCAACTAATGAAAAATTAAAAGTCATAAATTCGATAATCGGACGCAAACCATTCATAGCTGCACCAACTCCAATTCCTGCAAAACCTAATTCGGCAATCGGTGTGTCAATAACACGTTTTTCGCCAAATTCTTCTAACATTCCTTGGCTGACTTTGTAAGCTCCATTATATACTGCTACTTCTTCTCCCATCAAAAAAACGTTTTTATCAAGACGCATTTCTTCGTTCATGGCTTCACGTAGGGCTTCTCTAAATTGAATTACTCGCATAAGTTCTATAAATTTTATGTTATGAGCTAGTATTTTTTTTAAATATAGCTATGTGTATAGGTGTGTTTTTTTAGTCTAGTTTAGTTTATAATGGTAAATTTACAGAATATAGCCAAATAAGAAAATAAAATGTGTGTCTTTATCGAAATCTTTATGAAATAATTTGAGAGTTTTTATTTTTTGTAATCCATTTTTTGAGAAAAAGTAACATTTTATTTTTACTTTTTTTTGAGAAAAAAATGAGACTGAAATTAACTGGTAGTTGCTAATGTTATTCTTCGTCATTCATTTTTAAAGGCGATAATGGATTCGCACTACTATTGATAATAGCTTTCTTCAGTTACTAGGTTTGCTGCAACTGGATTTTGATGAATGTAATCTATTTTTTGCACTTTTCTGTAAATAAATCAGTAGGATGATTTGATTTTTGCCAAAACATATACTTGCTATTTTGAGCTTGAAATTTTGCGTAATATTTGAACATGTGCAATAGCCATTCTTTTCGACTTTCAAAACCTCCATTTTCTATTTCTTTGATTATCTTTTTGGCTGTATGACTTTTAAAATCTCTAAGCCAATCACTTAGTAAACCTTCATTTCTGCGAACAATCAAATGAATATGACTTGGCATAATTACATACGCAAAAATAACCAACTGTTTTTCTTTCTTACAAAACTCTAAACTTTCCACAAGTATATCAGCATATTCTTTGCGAGTGAAAACATCAATCCAACCTGTAACAGTCAGTGTAATAAAAAATAATCCACCTTCATACGTTTTTCTATATTCTGACATGATTTTGTATTATATATAACAATACTACAATTTTAATAAATTAGCAATAAAAAAATGCTTAAATAGGTGCTTTTTTAAATCTTATATTGCGATAAAAATAAATACAAAAACCACGGCTACAAGCCGAATACATATAACTCCCTCGGCAAAGCCAAGCGAGAGCCGTTTTATTTCTTGCGAGGCAGAGCTGGGGTTATTTTTTGTTTTTGTCTGATTTTCTAAAATTTATATCCCTTTTATCAAGTTCATCTTTAAAATCTGTCATGATTTTCTTTTTTTCTTTCAAATGATTGACTAGTCCCTCTTTTTTTTCTTTAACTGATGTAGAGAATAACCAGTATAAAACACCTATGGTACATATAGAGTAAATAAATATTTCTATATAGCTAAATATTTCTTTAATTACATCCATATTTTTTTAATATTAAATTTGAATCAATAATAAACATTAAATAAATTTCTTCTCAGTCCTCTGACAAAAGATTTTGAAAGAAGATAAAAAAAGCCATAATTGAGTTTCTTACAAAATTTTTCTCACAAAATTTTCTCAATTATGGCAAAAGCAAAGTATGCTTCTAGTAGTAAAGTTACAAAATTAGTTACTGTTTTATCTTCTCATTTGACAGAGTTTCATCTTGCACGAGTTCAATTTATAGGTCTTTTTGTAATAGCTGTTATAAAAGTAGGCTTAGGAGGATTAATTCAAATTGCTACGGCTTTTGAACGGAATGTAGAATGCAGCTCCTCTTTACGTCGTATTGAACGCTTTTTAAATGATTATCACCTTGATTTTAAGGCAATTACTCGTTTAATTGTTTCTTTACAAGGTATGGATAAGTGGAAGGATATTGTTTTATGTCTTGACCGTACCAATTGGAAAGTGGGTAAAAAAAATGTAAATGTTTTGTTGCTTTCAGCAGCCTATAAGAATGTTTCAACTCCTCTTATTTGGTCTGTTTTTCCAAAAAAAGGAAACTCTTCTACTGAAGAGCGTATCGAATTAATAGAACGTTTTTTATCTATTTTTCCTAATCTGTCTATTTCTTCTATTGTAGCAGATAGGGAGTTTGTAGGTCAAAAATGGTTTACTTATCTGTCAAGAAAAAACGTTGATTTTGTAATGCGACTAAAGTCTAATTTTAAAGCGACTAGAAAGGGTAAAACAAAGTCAATTGCAGCATGGTGTAGAGGACTGGCTATTTCAGAAACATATCATTTAGATGGTGTTTTTATAGTCAATGGGGTAGAGGTATATTTATCTGTAAGTAGGACACAAAAAGGATATATTTATCTTGCTTCACCTGTTTTTTTAGAAAACGCTTTTGAGCTGTATAAACAACGTTGGGAGATAGAAACGTTGTTTAAGGCTCTAAAAACACAAGGTTTTAAGCTAGAAAATACAAAATTGACAGAACCAGAGAAAATAGCTAAATTACTTGCTCTTTGTTCTATTGCATTTGTTTGGTGTTACAAAGTAGGAGAGTGGAAACATAAAACAACAAAAATAAGGGTCTGTTCAAATGGGCATAATGAATACTCTTTTTTCCGATATGGATTACTAGAAATCAAAAAAATACTCAATAATCCAATGATTAAAGAAGCCAAATTCAATCAGAAAATTAAAGTTTTGTCAATGGAGTGAGGTCTGTTATAATTTCTACCGTTTTAATAGGTTTATAATTATCTTTACAAGAAACAAATACAAAAAATAAAAAGGGTGTTAAAAGTTTAATTTGACTTATCATAATTAAAAAAAAGGTAAAAAAGATGTGAAATGACGTAAATAGGGTGTTTTTAAATAAATATTCATTCCTCTTACTACTATTGACATAGGAGTAGCCATAATCATAGGACGTAGTATTGGATTTCCTAAAGTCATAAAATTATAAAATTATAAAATCCGTGGCCAACATAGTTACTATAGAAATCTGAAGTGTTGAAAGCTGATTTTTTAGCCCCTTCATTACCTAGACTACCCCCTACAAGTTGTCCAAATTCTACTAATAATCCAGTTCCATTTCCTAAAAAACCAATAACAAAAAAATGTCTCAAATCTAGCATTTTATTTGTCCACGGATCTCTAACGTACCTTAATTTAGGTCCATAAAACTTGCCTGTACTACCAGGGCGTTCATTGAGTACTACAGCTAATGGTCGTAAGTCATTTTTATACTCGTTATAAAAGCTTTCCCACGAATATAAATTTTCACCAGGTGGAACTTCGTCTGAATAATCATCATCTCCAAAACCTTGAAAACTAGAGAAACTAGACACTCCACTACTCTGCACACTCTCATTAGAAGCTGTAATCATAAAATCTCTTCTTACGATTTCAGAGTCTACTCCTTGCGCCTCACTTGTTCTGTCACCATCATCATAAGCAACCATTTTTCCTACTTTCAACTGTCCACTAGCAGCTAAAGAACCATAAACACTTCCCCAAGATAGTTCTTGTCCTCTACCATTTTCATAACGACCTGTATCCCAGTTGTAATATTGTCCTTGATTTTTTTCTCTAGCTTCTCTTGCGCTAATAAACTCACTTAATCCCTTTCTCTGTTGAGGTCCTTTAAGTGTATAAATAGTCCTCAATCCACTAGGGTCATTGGCACTAATCGGATTATTAAAAGCAAACTGAAACATAGATATACTATGAAATTCATCAGCCAACGGTTCTACCTGCCAAAACCTCCCAAGTTGTGCGTCATAGCTTCTAAATGGTGTTTCATACAACTCCAAACCAAAAGCCTCCTCTCGCTCTATCATTCCGTTAAACTGATATTTCAGTTCTCCATCCCTTTCTATACCACTCATATTCATTCCAAAGGGATAATAATGATGTTCTTGGGTAATGACTAAAGTAGGATCGCTTTCTACTCGTAGTTCAAGATTATCAAAATAAACAGGTTCTGTATCTTGGTTGTCTATGAAAACAGTAAGGTTTCCGTCTTGTTCGATGGTTAGTTCAGATACCAGTTTTTGCCACGAAACAGTCGCAGAAATAGTTATTTTTTGTCTTTTCTCAACAATCAAACTATCTGTAGAATCTCTAAGCTGCAAAACTAATTCCCCTCTAGGAACATAATAAGAAGTAGGTTCTAAATCCTTCGCCCTTTTGGCTCGCTTTAGTTCTCTCAAATTACGAATAACTGGTACGAAATAAAAAACACAAAAATACTTACCCTTTCAAGTCTAAGACTTGATGAACTGATAGGTCTTAGTCATAGACTAAGCCCAACGAGGTGATGGCAATAGTGCCTTTGTTCTGTTCTTTATGTCTGTTGTTGGTCATCGTAACGGCAAGCCGAAACTAAAGACCAACAACGGCTTTCTATGTTTTTCGCAAATGAGAACACCAACAAGAACGCAAATAAGTGAATTTATCAGTATAGTCAATACAAATACAAGAATATAAAAACCACGGCTACAAGCCGAATACATATAAATCACTCGTTAAAAACGAGCGATGGCAAGCTTACGAGCAACAGCAGAGACTGTTTTATTTCTTGCGAGGGACAGCAGGGGCATCAATATAGAATGTATCTATGTTATTTGTTTTTATATGTAATCTTTTCAGTTTTTTCTTTGGAATTTTTATTTCACAACGTTTACAATGAACGTTTAAATATTCTAAATTAGGTAATTTGTTCACATCAATATATGAATAATATT contains:
- a CDS encoding SIR2 family NAD-dependent protein deacylase, with protein sequence MRKKIVVLTGAGVSAESGIATFRASDGLWEGHRVEEVASPKGWEQDPEKVLKFYNERRKGVLEAVPNEAHKILAQLERNFDVTIITQNVDDLHERAGSTHVLHLHGELMKARSSVDESYVVQMDGWELKMGEKCPKGHQMRPYIVWFGEAVPMMEQAMMEAMGADIFVVVGTSLLVYPAAGLLDYAPRQTPKYIIDPKSPAVRSLPNLHFIEEVATTGMKKLEAMLMRDYTH
- a CDS encoding pyruvate dehydrogenase complex E1 component subunit beta encodes the protein MRVIQFREALREAMNEEMRLDKNVFLMGEEVAVYNGAYKVSQGMLEEFGEKRVIDTPIAELGFAGIGVGAAMNGLRPIIEFMTFNFSLVAIDQVINSAAKTLAMSAGQYGAPIVFRGPTGNAGQLGAQHSQNFENWYANTPGLKVVVPANPYDAKGLLKSSIRDNDPVIFMESEMMYGDKGEVPEEEYLIPLGVADVKREGTDVTVVSFGKILKVAQQAAEELEKEGISVEIIDLRTVRPIDYVAIIKSVKKTNRLVIVEEAWPLASIATDITYNVQRHAFDYLDAPIRRVNSMDVPLSYAPTLIEAVLPNVKRTIDAIKSVTYVS
- a CDS encoding IS4 family transposase translates to MAKAKYASSSKVTKLVTVLSSHLTEFHLARVQFIGLFVIAVIKVGLGGLIQIATAFERNVECSSSLRRIERFLNDYHLDFKAITRLIVSLQGMDKWKDIVLCLDRTNWKVGKKNVNVLLLSAAYKNVSTPLIWSVFPKKGNSSTEERIELIERFLSIFPNLSISSIVADREFVGQKWFTYLSRKNVDFVMRLKSNFKATRKGKTKSIAAWCRGLAISETYHLDGVFIVNGVEVYLSVSRTQKGYIYLASPVFLENAFELYKQRWEIETLFKALKTQGFKLENTKLTEPEKIAKLLALCSIAFVWCYKVGEWKHKTTKIRVCSNGHNEYSFFRYGLLEIKKILNNPMIKEAKFNQKIKVLSME
- a CDS encoding RHS repeat domain-containing protein — protein: MRELKRAKRAKDLEPTSYYVPRGELVLQLRDSTDSLIVEKRQKITISATVSWQKLVSELTIEQDGNLTVFIDNQDTEPVYFDNLELRVESDPTLVITQEHHYYPFGMNMSGIERDGELKYQFNGMIEREEAFGLELYETPFRSYDAQLGRFWQVEPLADEFHSISMFQFAFNNPISANDPSGLRTIYTLKGPQQRKGLSEFISAREAREKNQGQYYNWDTGRYENGRGQELSWGSVYGSLAASGQLKVGKMVAYDDGDRTSEAQGVDSEIVRRDFMITASNESVQSSGVSSFSSFQGFGDDDYSDEVPPGENLYSWESFYNEYKNDLRPLAVVLNERPGSTGKFYGPKLRYVRDPWTNKMLDLRHFFVIGFLGNGTGLLVEFGQLVGGSLGNEGAKKSAFNTSDFYSNYVGHGFYNFIIL